In Pseudobacter ginsenosidimutans, the following are encoded in one genomic region:
- a CDS encoding glycoside hydrolase family 28 protein — translation MKNENPDPITRRQLLGKITVPALSLAGLSAISTYAVANEYPPKTQAASHLPPTAFPVYNVRDYGAKGDGTTNDSAALQAAIDACHQQNGGIVLVPAGDFMIGTVQLRSFVTLHLAPKARLLGSTLKSDYKAGEGIPPGNGNMVLLFAANAERISVEGQGAIDGSGAAFNNGRGDGTGPGGTPGNMDRPHLLILYKCKHVLVRDAFLTNSAYHCFRILHCSNVQIHGVRIHNRVNRNNDGFHFNDSSYVHISNCDIACQDDACALFGSNQFVTVTNCTFSTRWSIFRFGGGKSQNITVTNCVIMESYGCPVKISTGRGQLENFIFSNIIMRNVTGPIGIGFSGTSRNNNNNNTPASEPSFVRNIQFSNIQATVVTRPVDHPEIPFVVKPFPGEDNSCITLNAMNDVYLENIRFSDIHISYAGGGTAAQAAKREIPAVASEYFGVWGTEPYGPPAYGLYARNVKGLTIQNVRFEFQQKDLRPAVVMDNVQDAYISGLQVMADKEGESVLRLIDCKEIFLSAARLLNPAKVFLQLEGKNCEAITLQGGELRKAEKQIAFTRGADKKAITG, via the coding sequence ATGAAAAACGAAAATCCTGACCCGATCACACGCCGGCAATTGCTGGGAAAGATCACAGTTCCTGCATTGTCTCTGGCAGGGCTTTCTGCCATCAGCACATATGCCGTTGCCAATGAATACCCGCCGAAAACGCAGGCTGCATCTCATCTTCCCCCCACTGCATTTCCGGTTTACAATGTGCGTGACTATGGCGCCAAAGGAGACGGCACAACAAACGACAGCGCTGCCTTGCAGGCCGCCATCGATGCATGCCATCAGCAAAACGGCGGCATCGTGCTGGTGCCGGCAGGAGATTTCATGATCGGTACGGTGCAATTGAGATCTTTTGTGACCCTGCACCTGGCTCCCAAAGCCAGATTGCTGGGAAGTACATTGAAAAGCGATTACAAAGCGGGCGAAGGAATCCCTCCGGGTAACGGGAATATGGTATTGCTCTTTGCCGCCAATGCGGAAAGGATCAGCGTAGAAGGGCAGGGCGCCATCGATGGCAGTGGCGCAGCTTTCAACAATGGAAGGGGAGATGGCACCGGTCCTGGTGGAACACCCGGTAATATGGACCGCCCGCATTTACTGATCCTCTACAAATGCAAACATGTGCTGGTGCGCGATGCCTTTCTCACCAACAGCGCTTATCATTGCTTCCGCATTTTACATTGCAGCAACGTACAGATCCATGGTGTACGCATCCATAACCGGGTAAACCGCAATAACGACGGTTTCCATTTCAACGACTCTTCCTATGTACATATCTCCAACTGCGATATTGCCTGCCAGGACGATGCCTGCGCACTTTTCGGCAGCAACCAGTTTGTGACGGTCACCAATTGCACTTTCAGTACGCGCTGGTCCATCTTCCGCTTTGGTGGCGGCAAATCCCAGAATATCACCGTCACCAATTGCGTGATCATGGAGTCATATGGCTGCCCTGTCAAGATCAGTACGGGAAGAGGACAACTGGAGAATTTCATCTTTTCCAATATCATCATGCGGAATGTGACAGGTCCTATCGGCATCGGTTTCAGCGGAACGTCACGGAATAATAACAATAATAATACGCCGGCCTCTGAACCATCTTTTGTAAGGAATATCCAGTTCAGCAATATACAGGCAACAGTGGTCACCAGGCCGGTAGACCATCCTGAGATCCCGTTCGTGGTAAAGCCATTCCCGGGCGAAGACAATAGCTGCATCACATTAAATGCGATGAATGATGTATACCTGGAGAACATCCGGTTCTCGGACATACATATCAGTTATGCAGGCGGCGGAACGGCTGCGCAGGCTGCCAAAAGAGAGATCCCTGCTGTGGCTTCAGAGTATTTTGGCGTATGGGGAACGGAACCCTATGGCCCTCCGGCTTACGGACTTTATGCGAGGAATGTGAAAGGACTGACCATACAAAATGTACGTTTCGAATTTCAGCAAAAGGACCTCAGACCAGCTGTGGTGATGGATAATGTGCAGGATGCCTATATCAGCGGATTGCAGGTGATGGCGGATAAAGAGGGAGAATCCGTGTTGAGGCTGATCGATTGTAAAGAGATATTCCTTTCGGCTGCGCGCCTGCTGAATCCTGCGAAAGTATTCCTGCAGCTGGAAGGAAAGAATTGTGAAGCGATAACATTGCAGGGTGGTGAGTTGAGAAAGGCCGAAAAACAAATTGCCTTTACCCGTGGTGCTGATAAGAAAGCTATAACGGGCTGA
- a CDS encoding NAD(P)/FAD-dependent oxidoreductase, with protein sequence MTETTVCIIGAGPAGAAAALQLAQYGIHSVIVDKAFFPRDKVCGDGLSGKVITALTRIDPSIAERLQQYTDKINSWGVTFVSPGGVSMDVPYKPQYNTEEDAPIGFVCKRISFDQFLVDEIKRRPEISFIEGVSIDQYKLEDDGYLLSEAGGSLHIKAKLVIVANGAHSSFTRHVANFTIEPAHHAAGVRAYYRNVTGMHKDNFIELHFLKPLLPGYLWIFPLPNGEANVGLDMISSAVKKKKVNLKQLLQTTIQEDPVLKERFRDASAISPIEGYGLPLGSKRRPLAGERYLLTGDAAYLIDPFTGEGIGNALYTGRIAAEHARDAIQANDFSADALASYTDHVYRVLGAELSLSHRLQKLVRYRWLFNFLMKMATKNRQLRDLVSCMFYEVDVRKKLASPVFYLKLLFNR encoded by the coding sequence ATGACAGAAACCACAGTTTGTATTATCGGCGCAGGCCCTGCCGGGGCTGCAGCAGCATTGCAATTGGCACAATACGGCATTCACTCTGTGATAGTGGACAAGGCATTTTTCCCGCGCGACAAAGTCTGTGGCGATGGCCTCAGTGGTAAAGTGATCACTGCACTTACCCGCATCGATCCTTCCATTGCAGAAAGATTGCAACAGTATACAGACAAGATCAATAGCTGGGGCGTAACATTCGTTTCTCCGGGTGGTGTAAGCATGGACGTTCCTTACAAGCCCCAATACAACACAGAGGAAGATGCGCCCATCGGTTTCGTTTGCAAGCGCATCAGCTTCGATCAGTTCCTGGTGGATGAGATCAAAAGAAGGCCCGAGATCAGTTTCATTGAAGGTGTATCCATAGATCAGTATAAACTGGAAGATGATGGCTACCTGCTCTCCGAAGCCGGAGGCTCATTGCATATCAAGGCGAAACTGGTGATTGTGGCCAATGGAGCGCATTCATCCTTCACCAGGCATGTGGCCAATTTTACTATCGAGCCTGCACATCATGCCGCAGGTGTGAGAGCGTATTACAGGAATGTAACGGGCATGCACAAGGATAATTTCATCGAGCTTCATTTCCTTAAACCCTTATTGCCCGGCTATCTCTGGATATTCCCGCTGCCCAATGGAGAGGCCAATGTAGGGCTGGATATGATCAGCAGCGCAGTGAAAAAGAAGAAAGTGAACCTCAAACAATTATTGCAGACCACTATACAGGAAGATCCTGTTCTGAAGGAGCGATTCAGGGATGCCAGCGCTATCAGCCCAATTGAAGGATATGGATTACCGTTAGGCAGCAAGCGCCGTCCCCTCGCGGGGGAGCGATACCTGCTCACCGGAGATGCTGCTTACCTGATAGATCCGTTCACAGGTGAAGGCATCGGCAATGCATTGTATACAGGCAGGATCGCAGCAGAACATGCCAGGGATGCCATTCAGGCAAATGATTTTTCCGCTGATGCCCTGGCTTCCTACACTGATCATGTGTATCGTGTGCTGGGCGCGGAATTGAGCCTGAGCCATCGTTTGCAAAAACTGGTAAGATACCGTTGGCTGTTCAATTTCCTGATGAAAATGGCCACTAAGAACAGGCAGTTGAGGGACCTGGTTTCCTGCATGTTCTATGAAGTGGATGTGAGAAAAAAACTGGCCAGTCCTGTTTTCTATCTGAAACTGCTTTTCAATCGGTAG
- a CDS encoding TlpA family protein disulfide reductase yields MKKHFFLPLLFPFAAAAQQAPAIVQGVYNKTKAVAVSLYEVKDGEREEFAKTKLSAGNHFAFQLPAAKTGFYYLGNDPQRGGFRIYLSPGAKLNLLVTDSGYQVNNASAESKLLLEWETLRAPLRAMSRGMFNDNPQYRRMADTGTYRSFFPMLEAMLPKAEAFKKKISSPNKSFNELLRFTVDADMQSMAVMFLLQPRTIHPQKTEYPAYYQNISKSGILNTTRIYALGEGQDFISSFTTFKMLQATQMPEREKIFDFTLEQVTNDTLKGDLVARRLVRANSFEEVLTNVDKYGQFLKTERQLAMKEEAMEKLVKYQKGAPGYNFDLADINNKKVSLKSLAGKIVVVDVWATWCGPCKAEIPHLKTLTEEMKGKDVVFVSISTDKEADKEKWKQFVAEKELDGVQLYDPSGKSVISYYKIPGIPRFMVFDKAGNIVSVDAPRPSTPDLKKLIEQYL; encoded by the coding sequence ATGAAAAAACATTTTTTCCTGCCTTTGCTGTTCCCCTTTGCGGCTGCAGCACAGCAGGCACCCGCTATTGTGCAGGGAGTTTACAATAAGACTAAAGCTGTTGCCGTATCCTTATACGAAGTAAAAGATGGAGAACGCGAGGAGTTCGCCAAAACCAAACTCAGCGCAGGCAATCATTTCGCCTTTCAATTGCCCGCAGCCAAAACAGGCTTCTATTATCTCGGCAATGATCCCCAGAGAGGTGGTTTTCGCATTTACCTGTCGCCCGGAGCAAAGCTCAACCTGCTGGTAACAGATTCCGGCTACCAGGTGAACAATGCTTCTGCAGAAAGTAAATTGCTGCTGGAATGGGAAACACTGCGCGCTCCCCTGCGCGCAATGAGCCGGGGAATGTTCAACGACAATCCCCAATACCGCCGCATGGCAGATACCGGCACTTATCGCAGTTTCTTCCCCATGCTCGAAGCAATGCTGCCCAAAGCCGAAGCATTCAAAAAGAAGATCAGCAGTCCGAACAAATCGTTCAATGAGCTGCTTCGCTTCACTGTTGATGCCGATATGCAATCGATGGCTGTGATGTTCCTCCTGCAACCCAGGACCATACATCCCCAAAAAACAGAATACCCCGCCTACTATCAAAATATCAGCAAGTCCGGTATCCTGAACACAACAAGGATCTACGCACTTGGAGAAGGACAGGATTTTATCAGCAGCTTCACTACCTTCAAAATGTTACAGGCCACTCAGATGCCTGAAAGAGAAAAAATATTCGACTTCACGCTGGAACAGGTTACCAACGATACCCTCAAAGGTGATTTGGTTGCCAGACGACTCGTTCGCGCCAATTCATTTGAAGAAGTGCTGACTAACGTTGACAAGTATGGGCAGTTCCTGAAAACAGAAAGACAATTGGCAATGAAAGAAGAAGCCATGGAAAAACTGGTGAAATACCAGAAGGGCGCACCTGGCTATAATTTCGATCTTGCTGACATCAACAACAAAAAAGTGAGCCTGAAATCACTCGCAGGAAAGATAGTGGTTGTAGATGTTTGGGCTACCTGGTGCGGTCCCTGCAAAGCCGAGATCCCTCATCTGAAAACGCTCACAGAAGAAATGAAAGGTAAAGATGTGGTGTTCGTCAGCATCAGCACAGACAAGGAAGCTGATAAGGAAAAATGGAAACAATTTGTTGCAGAAAAGGAACTGGACGGCGTTCAGCTCTATGATCCTTCCGGCAAATCAGTGATCAGCTATTACAAGATCCCTGGCATTCCCCGCTTCATGGTGTTCGACAAAGCCGGTAATATCGTGTCTGTGGATGCACCGCGCCCCAGCACACCCGATCTGAAAAAACTGATTGAACAATATTTGTGA